tgtcctgcagtgctgaaggcagccatgtgtCGGGCCAGAGTAACGGCCGAGACCCACAGGCATTAGCAAAGGCAGTTCAGATCCACTATGATACCCAGCACACCATGTACTTTGCCTGAGCTACCAAGCATGTCCGCCAGTCCACCTGTGgattcttctctctctctctctctatatatttttttttttttaaatctcttgtTTGCCAGTTTCTCTTCGtttcctcatctctctctctctctctatccttgTAGTCTATCTCTTCTCGTTTTACTCACTCTTCATTTTCTGAATCTGCACCAAAGCGGCTCACTgcggaggaagatgaggaggagggggggggggtcttctgtTTCACGGAACAGTCTCCAACCAGCGTTCCCAATCGAGTCGCCTTTTCAACCAGCAATCCAGCACTGCGAACCCAGAGGGTTTCCAatgcacaaaagaaaaagaaaaaaaaaagacgaaaaaacaaaaacaaaccatacACGACACGCATACTACAAGTTGAGCCATTATtttgagtttgtttttgttttttctatttGAATGTCTGCACTCATGTGTTTGTAAGATACACTGAGCGAGGGAGTGGATTGGCACAAGTCGTGTCAGCGCAGCTCTTTAGCTCTCCCAGCTAAGCAGGACTCTTATCTACTTTTACCTCAAAGCCCCTTTGGGCGAAATCTGTCACAAGGTCTTGGGTTTATCGGGTGGTGGGGAGGGAACTCTACACGAACAGAGATGAAGGGGAGCTGACCTTTTgagaatgatatatatattatatatattttttttcctttttatgagCGTGTGTTTTAACTTTTCTCCTTTTCAGTCTTTTACAAGCGAGGTGACCTGGGTGTCCATGCCCATTGCTACTTTCCTCCCATCTTAGCGAAGCAAGtctgcgtgtgtgcgtgtgtgtgtgtgtgtatgtgcgcgcATCTCTGTATATACATGTACTGCTGTATgagagagtgtttgtgtgtcgttTCATGGCAGGCCACTGAATTGTAAAGGGAAATCAAGGAAATAACTGCTGTAAATGCCtcagatttgttgtttttatattcacacataaaatacatataagCATATATTTACATCTATAGAGCATCTTCGAGACATATGACTTAAAACAGGCCTCATAGAGGCTGGTGTGGGTATCTGTAGCAGTCCTGGGTCGCTCGTTCGCTGAAATGCTTTGAGTTACATGTGAGCATGTGCAGTCGGgtcaggtggtggtggtgggggggtgtttGAATCCGAGAAAGTAACTTGATGCATTTCATGTCGTAACCGCAGCCAGGTCTGAAGTGTAGCAGTAGCAACCGTGGTCTAGGCCTGTGACTGGCTTAGCATTGGGACCCGAAGGCATTAAACACAAAGTTCTGGTCTTATCAGCCTTTTCTATCTGTGTGGAAAAGCAggatcttatttttttttctttggaccTGATTATGCGAAAGATTATATGATGACACTGCTGGACAATTCAgtttttttagttgttttttttttttcctaggtCTCCTTTGCTAATATTAGCCAACTCATTGCACTGACCCGGGACGCTAGGCAAGCAACAGAGGGCACTCTCAATCTCTCTTACCTTTATGCATTTATACATACGAATCAACAAAGCAGATTTGTAAAAGTTTAATATAAGATGTTTTGTGgttatcttaaaaaaaaatactgttgtTTAGACTTAGTAGTTTAccattgatgttgttgttgttatcgTTGTTGTCAATGTTGTTACTATTGTGATGAAATTTTAAGGTTGGCATCAAAGCCAGTTATATAGTTAACTAGTGTGACTTCAGGAATAGACTTCAGTTGTTGAGCTGCAGGTTAAAGAGGGGTAGAGCTTTGGgttggatctttttttttttgtagcattCTGGTTAACGGTGAGACGAAGTTTGGCCCCAGgatagatgatgatgatgatgatgatgatgattcttACACAGTGGTagatgtgtgtgctgctcactCGGCAGCTAGTTTCGATCAAATGGATGGAGACAATCAGGACTCGTGATCAGAGTGATTAaagggattgtttttttttttaatataaaaaaaaaagcggcTTGCGATAGGCAGTGAGTTGaatttttagactttttaaaaTGGTTTCTATTAACtactctgtgtgtatttgaagtATACCCATCTTACTATTTAACAGtgtttgtttcatatttttatgcatttttaacaCTGGAATTAAATTGACAATACGCATCAGCACTGCCCTTGGACCCCACCTCTGTTCAAACCAAGTGGCGCCCCCTGGTGTTACAGACAATGCAGGACAGGCGAGGTTGGAAGATGTTGCGCACGCCTCATCAGGGGGGggacagctcagtgaaaactcTTTTGTAATAAACCACCCGTAAAGCAACAGGTTTACTATGAATGAGTTTGAGCACCTTCCTGTTGAAGGCGTGAGCGTTGGTGAAGGATGTGggggaggcgggggaggagggggggggggtgtattcCAGGCATTGCATGcaataagttttgtttttaaatgggGGGGCAGATCAGATTTTTAAAACGTGCACTAGTCTTACCAAGCCAGGCTCTGATTGAATATTCATCTGCCGTCTCCTAACGGGAACAAAAATCCCAGTATTTACTCACTGAGCTCCAGTCGCATCACTCCCCGTTTGTAACGCGACATCACGAAGCAATATTAACCCAGTTCAAGTTTTCAAATGTGGAAAAACGAAGCTATAATTCTACTCATTGTGGTTGTTGGTCTACTCTCGctattgtgtgtctgtactttttattatttttttgaatttttatctCTTTGGTTCATTTTATTTGCTTGTATCAATCAGTGGGAATGTGCATTTGGTGGAATAGTTATGTAGGCTTTAGACAATTTTCTTTTCAAGTAACAAAATGTAGACTTTGCTCGCCTGCATGCCAGAGTATTGTccttttaaacaaaaaaaaaaacaaaaaaaagaagaaaaaaccttTTTCAATCATATTTATTatgaggaaagaaaaaatataaacaccTTTTTTGGGGGGTTGGGGTGGGATTGGGTGGGTAAATGTTTATCAATTTATTGGGACTGTTTTTAGCCTAGCAATATTTGTCCGGTCTCTCTATTTTGAAAGATTCCTACACAAAAACGTCAGTAATTTGGCAGGTACaagctgtttatttgttttgttttgggcttttttttttttttttttttgaggggagggggggggggggctgcggCTCTTTGCGTTGCGTTCGAATTCAAACGAGGTACTTTCTTCAAACGTGGACCCGTTAAAGAGCCAAccaccccccccctttctcaTCGTTGCCAGGGTTACTGTTGCGAGCATCCATTTTGTCTCCTGGTTCCTGGTTTTTGTACCTGTGGCCATGCCTTTTGGTTTGCGGCTCTCCTGTTTCCATAGCAACTCTGCTGACCCCTTAGCAAATGCACTTCCTCTTTGTGGAGGGGTCTCTGCGGCATCGGCGGAGCAGGATTACCtctttttaacctttttaaaaaaagatccaAAATTCTTTCTGTGCCCCAATAGAAAGAGAGCatgaattatttttaaattcctCTCACtttgatatattgttatatcttgACAGATTTGTAATTTGACattgtgtattgtgtattttattttgttttccctCTCTTGGTTCCTTTTTTCGGGGGTTTGTTATAGCTCtgctatgtttatttttttttttttttttgttttgttttctttccgcTAgtggaaactgtgtgtgtgattgtctgATAGCAATAGAACCACAGCATTGGAACACACGCCAGTTCTGTGAATGGAGTGTCCCGATTCTGTGAATGAACGGAACcctttctgattggttgtaaaGAGGGCGGGGGTGTGTTGTAGCCCCgtcctcagcagagggccattCACTCGCTGTTATTGCTATTATGTGACatgttcaaatacatttttttttttagcctgcaGGGAATTCTTGTGTTAATGTGCAAAGTAATAAATTGGTATTTTATGCCTATAACACAGCTGTTTTCTCATCATTGATGCAAAACCAAAGCCTTTATGTGCGTTTAGTTTGTGTCACTAGATGGCATTCTTTACCAAAGTTAAAGCATTAAAGGGAGCGATAAAACATTCATGATTAAACATTTCCAGACCTTGATGCTCATCTAACACGTATCCCGTGCAGACCAGTGTAGGAGCCGTCACACTAAGCCTCAGACTATGAGCTCTTGGCAAAGGCAATCGCATTAAAATTCTGCACCGACACATGAGCCTTTGGCTTTTATTCAAGCAGCTTCCTCATTTGCTGCAAGTATTACTTTTTTTACTGTAACTTTTTCACCTATTCATGCTGTGTGGGGGAAAACTGAAGACTCTTGGCATAGCTaatatgtaaatattgtacacTATTTAACTTCATGGCAGTCATAAGGACTACTTCAGGTGTGTCGGTTCCAAAATGCATTCACAAATCCTTTTTTACAGCTGCAAATGTAGGAAGAAACTCATTAATAGAAGTAGTTCACTTCCTGTATTGAATGGGAAAAGCAGGAGGGGCAGGTGTGCATGTGCAGCACAACCCTCCCCTACTGGTGCCTCAGGTAAATGAGGTCACAAACAGGTAGTGTGACCTCACTGCGATGAAAACAATGAATCTGTTTTTTCATTTTAGTCCAGATAGTATTCATGGGATAAATGAAATTATACTGTGACAACATAAAATTctctaaaaaaatctaaaggATTATGGAcgacacacgcacacgcacacacacacacacacacacacacacacacacacacgcacacacacacacacacacacacacacacacacacacacacgcacacacacacacgcacacacacacacatctgcctgTTCATCCGCTCACTCTGGATCATTGGTATGTGTCACCTTCCTCTGCTTCCCTTTGCTTTGTGTATCATCTCCCATTTCCTGTGTCCTGGCTGGTTGTCATGACCACCGTTACCAAGGAGAGAGGAGCCTACAGAAGAAAGGGAAACCTGAACCACAGATCTTGATGCCACAATATTTAATTCATCAGCGACACTAGCGTACTAAGGTTcaatgcagacagagagagagagagagagagattggtTTTCTGCAAGTGTAAAggaaaatatttgaataataaaaaaacaaagagatgcTGTCAGGTCCGTCTGCTACATATGGGGTCTATTCTCTTCCTCCTTTAgctttttatttaacaaaaaactCATAATAAATCACCTGAAAAAGTCTTTCAAGCTTAGTGTTGTCCTATTGTCTAATAACTATCTAATAacctctcagactttgagggtTTTACATGAGGTCCACGTGCTTTTCAGCAGTTTAGCTGCAATCATTGTTAAAGGAAAGACAACTATGAGCCCCCTTTGTGAAGCCGCCTCACAGTCAAACAAAAAAGGCCACAGAAAGGTAATTTTTGTGAAAGCTCCTTTAAAATACAAGTTAGAGTGGCATGGAGTGACACAGTGTCTGTAATCCTCATTGTAGAGGCCCCCCcatgttgtctttgtgttaACTGATCCACCTACGCACACcgctccatccatccctccctccttttgttgtctcaccctcttttgccccctccctctctcacgcctgtttttttttctggggttCAGTGTTGCTTTCCGCAGGTTTGACATCAGTTGTGCTGAAGATGGGAGGAAGTGAACTAATGCCCTCGTTACCCAGAAGTCCGACTATGTGGGCCTGATTTGTTATTTATACCCTTGTTGGAACCAGATTGACCCATTTGGGCTTCATCATCGCGAccaaagagcagcagctgagggGGAAGGGTGAAAACCCGAGCAAGCAGCTGAAGACTGAAGTGGCATCATCAAGGCTTGGAACCCCAGCGCTGTTCATTGTCAAGTAAGAGGCACTTCAGACTGCTGCAGCCAGAGGAGGATGGCTGTTTTCAGCTGGAAACGTGTCACCTGTGAGGTTTGATGTGGATACTTTCAACAGGTCATGGTTTATGTTTCACTTATCACCCTGGAGGCTTGATTTATGGACTAAACACTGGACAACCAAGAGGTAAAAAGCGGCACTGTTTCAGTCCTGCTGTGACAGGATACACTCATAGCAGCATCAGTGTCCTCGAATCCAGGTATCAGGTTCTATCTGTCTGATCCATCTACGTAAGGCTACACCAAACCGCCAGAGTGACACTGACAATAATAGCAGCGCCACAGCCACCTTCTTGGGTCCGAACCAGagtttaaagaaaaagaagcacttccacacaggaaaaaaaaaagtctggcaGAGATCCATCTCTTCTGCTGGGCCTGGACTGTAAAGGCTCATCGATCCTGCATCTGAGGGCTGCCACAGGTGGCTGCACAGCTATTGGCTACTCAATAATTCATTGACTCAAAGTCAGGAATGAAAAGAAGGAGaaagtgtgtgagtctgtgatcCCTGGAAAAAGCAGCTGTCAGGAGAAAGGGAGCGATTACCTCTGGATAACCCTACGAAGTGAGGACACGTGGAAGTGAGACCGGAGAGCAGATGttgaagaggaaaagaaagagagaagaacaTGGATGCTGACAAAGTGATGTTAGGGCACGGAGTGTAGGGAGGTTAGCCAGGTGTGGAAGAAAAGGAGCACCGACAGCAGGCGTAGAATATCAAAACTAAGGAGGAGAAACTTAATAAAGACAGAGAACGGTGTGAGACAAAGTCCGAAGCAGCGCTGCCATCATGGTGAACACTGGAATGCAGCTGATCAGCTTCACCTGTGCAGTGACCGGTTGGATCATGGCGATAGCCGTCACAGCCTTGCCCCAGTGGAAGGTCTCAGCCTTCATCGGCAACAACATTCTGACCTCAGAGATCAAGTGGGAAGGCATCTGGATGAACTGTATCTACCAGACCACAGGTCACATGCAGTGTAAGACATATGACTCCATGCTGGCCTTACCTCCAGACATCCAGGCGGCCCGCGCCCTTATGTGTCTGGCCATCTTCATGGGCTGGCTCTCCTGCACcgtgtcctgctgtggcatgAAGTGCACCACGTGCGCTGGGGACGACCGCCGGGCCAAAGCGGGCATCGCTCTCTCGGGCGGGATTCTCTTCATtctgacaggcctgtgtgtgctgaTTCCAGTTTCCTGGACTGCAAACACTGTCGTCCAGGATTTCTACAACCCCAACGTGCCCATGATGCACAAGAGAGAGCTGGGTCAGGCCATTTATCTGGGCTGGGCGGCAGCAGTTATCCTTATGATCAGTGGGGCTGTCCTGAGCAGCACCTGCCCTCTCATGGAGAGGGGAGGCAGATACCGCAGAGGCTACATAGGCCGGAGCTTTGCTAATTCACCCGCTGCAGCACCAGATCCACCGAAACCCATCACTTCCAATAACCTGCCACTGAAGGAGTATGTGTAGGAGGACGGGGACGGACACCACTGAAGTCTTAAGAGCTGATGCTGTTAAAAAAACTTCTTTCCTAAACTGTTAAAAATTTcaaatctgtgttttatttgaaatCTATATATTTATGAATCTATTTAATTGACAATATATTTTGTATATATCTTTGTTTGTCCTTGTTTGAAATTTGACTGCACTGTGATTTATAGTAGTGCCTGAAGAAAGCCTCTTGCCTTTACAGTC
This region of Parambassis ranga chromosome 2, fParRan2.1, whole genome shotgun sequence genomic DNA includes:
- the cldn35 gene encoding claudin-4 translates to MVNTGMQLISFTCAVTGWIMAIAVTALPQWKVSAFIGNNILTSEIKWEGIWMNCIYQTTGHMQCKTYDSMLALPPDIQAARALMCLAIFMGWLSCTVSCCGMKCTTCAGDDRRAKAGIALSGGILFILTGLCVLIPVSWTANTVVQDFYNPNVPMMHKRELGQAIYLGWAAAVILMISGAVLSSTCPLMERGGRYRRGYIGRSFANSPAAAPDPPKPITSNNLPLKEYV